A genomic region of Candidatus Stoquefichus sp. SB1 contains the following coding sequences:
- the parC gene encoding DNA topoisomerase IV subunit A, translating into MSEKILTESLDDIMGDRFGKYSKYIIQDRALPDVRDGLKPVQRRILYAMFKEGNTHLKPYRKSAKTVGNVIGNYHPHGDSSVYEAMVRLSQEWKMRIPLVDMQGNNGSIDNDPAAAMRYTEARLSAIASELLKDIDKETVKMALNFDDTEYEPTVLPAKYPNLLVNGATGISAGYATDIPPHNLEEVIDATIYRILHPHCTLDDLMKFMKGPDFPTGAIVEGKKGIRGAFETGKGKVVVRSCVQIVEEKNLNKIVVSEIPYEVNKAELVRKLDEVRFNKNIDGIIEVRDESDRNGLSIVIDLKKDVDIQNTLNYFYKNTDLQKNYTYNMVAIKDKRPVCMGIVDIIDGYIGHQIEVITKRSLYDLNKAQERKHIVDGLIKAVSILDDVVHTIRHSKDKQDAKKNLQQQYQFTEQQSEAIVMLQLYRLTNTDIVALEKEKSELESFIQTLNDILNSDKVLRKVIIDELKQIKKQYPTPRLTEIKDEVQEVVINEEAMILPEDIYVSVSRDGYVKRISQRSYKASENTPIGKKDDDVLIDLHHANTLDKLLIFTDKGNYLFIPLHKLEEFKWKELGKHISYLVKVSPDEKIIGSILVKSFQSPLYVLFATRFGQLKRVALKDLEVTRYTKPMKCMNLKKGDSLLQVALSDDHQGIVLTTKAGYATLYSEQEISILGVKAGGIKGINLKNDELIAMNVFNPLQTDSYILISDQPGIKRLRISDIPSCNRATKGNLVFKSPKTNQIHALTAFVLTTQDELVLETNQQHFKVQVKDYSYGQLLNKPSAIMALKDEQLVYVYNPKTLIADMIQKVKSDEHHEDAFQVIPEPELFEDIDETEKKVEPVIVQPLKKNDHNEDDKHFEPISFDDLFKEDF; encoded by the coding sequence ATGAGCGAAAAGATATTAACTGAATCATTAGATGATATCATGGGTGATCGTTTTGGAAAATATTCAAAATATATAATTCAAGATCGTGCATTACCAGATGTCAGAGATGGATTAAAACCAGTTCAAAGAAGAATTTTATATGCAATGTTTAAAGAAGGGAATACCCATCTAAAACCTTATCGTAAGTCTGCTAAAACAGTTGGGAACGTGATTGGTAACTATCATCCTCATGGTGATAGTTCAGTATATGAAGCGATGGTACGTTTATCACAAGAATGGAAAATGCGTATTCCGCTTGTTGATATGCAGGGAAATAATGGATCGATTGATAACGATCCAGCAGCGGCTATGCGTTATACAGAAGCACGTCTTTCTGCGATTGCTTCAGAGTTGCTTAAGGATATTGATAAAGAGACTGTAAAAATGGCGTTAAATTTCGATGATACTGAATATGAACCAACTGTTTTACCAGCTAAATATCCTAATTTATTAGTCAATGGAGCAACTGGAATATCAGCAGGATATGCGACTGATATCCCACCACATAATCTAGAAGAAGTTATTGATGCGACGATTTATCGAATCTTGCATCCTCATTGTACATTGGATGATCTAATGAAATTTATGAAAGGACCAGATTTTCCAACTGGTGCTATAGTAGAGGGAAAAAAAGGAATACGTGGTGCTTTTGAAACAGGAAAAGGAAAAGTTGTTGTTCGTTCTTGTGTTCAAATTGTTGAAGAAAAAAATTTAAATAAGATAGTCGTAAGTGAAATTCCTTATGAGGTTAATAAAGCGGAATTAGTGAGAAAACTTGATGAAGTTCGTTTTAATAAAAATATAGATGGGATTATTGAAGTACGTGATGAATCAGATCGAAATGGCTTGAGTATTGTTATTGATTTAAAAAAAGATGTAGATATTCAAAATACTCTTAATTATTTTTATAAGAATACAGATTTACAAAAAAATTATACATATAACATGGTTGCAATCAAAGATAAAAGACCAGTATGTATGGGGATTGTAGATATTATTGATGGTTATATTGGACATCAAATTGAAGTCATTACAAAACGTTCATTATATGATTTAAATAAAGCACAGGAAAGAAAACATATTGTTGATGGCTTAATTAAAGCTGTATCTATTTTGGATGATGTTGTCCATACAATTCGTCATTCCAAAGATAAACAGGATGCTAAAAAGAATTTACAGCAACAATATCAGTTCACTGAACAGCAATCTGAAGCTATTGTTATGTTACAATTGTATCGTTTAACAAATACGGATATTGTTGCTTTAGAAAAAGAGAAAAGTGAATTAGAAAGCTTTATTCAAACATTAAATGATATTTTAAATAGTGATAAAGTTTTAAGAAAAGTTATTATTGATGAATTAAAACAAATAAAAAAACAATATCCAACTCCAAGGTTAACTGAAATCAAAGATGAAGTTCAAGAAGTTGTTATTAATGAAGAAGCGATGATTTTACCTGAGGATATTTATGTTTCTGTTTCTCGTGATGGATATGTCAAAAGAATTTCACAACGTTCTTATAAGGCAAGTGAAAATACACCAATTGGTAAAAAAGACGATGATGTTCTCATTGATTTACATCATGCGAATACTTTAGATAAGTTACTCATTTTTACAGATAAAGGGAATTATCTTTTTATTCCACTTCATAAATTAGAGGAGTTCAAATGGAAAGAACTTGGTAAGCATATTAGTTATCTTGTAAAGGTATCACCTGATGAAAAGATTATTGGGTCAATCCTTGTCAAATCTTTTCAATCGCCACTGTATGTTCTTTTTGCAACGCGCTTTGGACAATTAAAACGTGTTGCTTTAAAAGATTTAGAAGTGACAAGATATACAAAACCAATGAAATGTATGAATCTTAAAAAAGGAGATTCACTTTTACAGGTTGCATTAAGTGATGATCATCAAGGCATTGTTTTAACAACAAAAGCTGGATATGCGACACTTTATAGTGAACAAGAAATTTCAATTCTTGGAGTTAAAGCTGGTGGTATTAAAGGAATTAATTTGAAAAATGATGAACTTATAGCAATGAATGTTTTTAATCCTCTGCAGACAGATTCGTATATTCTTATTAGTGATCAGCCAGGAATCAAACGTTTACGTATTTCTGATATTCCAAGCTGTAATCGTGCAACAAAGGGGAATTTGGTTTTTAAATCGCCAAAAACAAATCAGATTCATGCTTTAACTGCCTTTGTTTTAACGACTCAAGATGAACTTGTGTTAGAAACAAATCAACAGCATTTTAAAGTTCAGGTGAAAGATTATAGTTATGGTCAATTGTTAAATAAACCAAGTGCTATTATGGCTTTAAAGGATGAACAACTTGTTTATGTTTATAATCCAAAGACTTTAATAGCTGATATGATTCAGAAAGTCAAAAGTGATGAACATCATGAAGATGCTTTTCAAGTTATACCAGAACCAGAATTATTTGAAGATATTGATGAAACAGAAAAAAAAGTTGAACCAGTCATTGTTCAACCTTTAAAAAAGAATGATCATAACGAAGATGATAAACATTTTGAACCTATCTCTTTTGATGATCTCTTTAAAGAAGATTTTTAG
- the sigK gene encoding RNA polymerase sporulation sigma factor SigK, with amino-acid sequence MFTTLVTLLQQFLFVSFIKTQAFKPQLTTQQENELLEKYFQGDQDARNQLIEHNLRLVAHIAKKYDGGKDLQEDLISIGTIGLIKAVDSYKPDKATKLGTYAAKCIENEILMHMRGNKKTALDVSLNEVLGIDKDGGEMTLLDILPCEQKEIIDQIQTDDQIRKLQEYFVLLTPREQDILICRYGLNKHQVYTQKEIAAKMHISRSYVSRLEKRALIKLLKAYLNDK; translated from the coding sequence ATGTTTACAACACTTGTTACATTATTACAGCAATTTTTATTTGTATCATTTATTAAGACCCAAGCCTTTAAACCACAACTGACAACTCAACAGGAAAATGAACTCTTAGAAAAATATTTTCAAGGAGATCAAGATGCGAGAAATCAGTTAATTGAGCACAATTTACGATTAGTTGCTCATATTGCTAAAAAATATGATGGTGGTAAGGATTTACAAGAAGATCTGATTAGCATTGGCACAATTGGACTTATCAAGGCAGTTGATAGCTATAAACCAGATAAAGCAACAAAACTTGGAACTTATGCTGCTAAATGCATAGAAAACGAAATTCTGATGCACATGCGTGGTAATAAGAAAACAGCTCTTGATGTTTCATTAAATGAAGTCTTAGGAATAGATAAAGATGGCGGTGAAATGACTCTTCTTGATATTCTTCCATGCGAACAAAAAGAAATTATTGATCAAATTCAAACAGATGATCAAATCCGCAAATTGCAAGAATATTTTGTTTTATTGACACCTAGAGAACAAGACATTCTCATCTGTCGATATGGCCTTAACAAACACCAAGTTTATACCCAAAAGGAAATTGCTGCAAAGATGCATATTTCCCGTTCCTATGTATCACGTTTAGAAAAAAGAGCACTTATTAAACTATTAAAAGCTTATTTAAATGACAAGTAA
- the yqeH gene encoding ribosome biogenesis GTPase YqeH, protein MNKEMKCFGCGAIIQSENEKHIGYVPKSAINKDKILCQRCFQLKNYHKLQQTTLTKDDFLNCLQQIGEKDCLVVYMIDLFDYNGSLIQGLIRHIGHNDVLVLANKRDILPKSVKERKLEHWVRRQLKEEGIKPVDVIITSGKKHMNLDLIYDAIMTHRQNRDVYVVGVTNVGKSTFINALLKHYADVENQNLITVSEFPGTTLNLIEIPLDEKTSLYDTPGIINDSQMTHLLKPQDIKSVIPQSELRPMVFQLNSDQTLYFGGLARLDYCVGEQANFVAYFSKNLKIHRTKTQKADDLYNRHQALQYEIEGIEDITQMKSYEFQLPSGKCDIVISGLGFITISSHGGKIRMLVPPHISVLMREAII, encoded by the coding sequence ATGAATAAAGAAATGAAATGTTTTGGCTGTGGGGCTATTATTCAAAGTGAAAATGAAAAACATATTGGATATGTCCCTAAAAGTGCCATCAATAAAGATAAAATTTTATGTCAAAGATGTTTTCAATTAAAGAATTATCATAAATTACAACAGACAACATTAACGAAAGATGATTTTTTAAATTGTCTTCAACAAATTGGAGAAAAAGATTGTTTGGTTGTTTATATGATTGATCTTTTTGATTATAATGGAAGTTTGATTCAGGGGTTAATCCGTCATATTGGTCATAATGATGTACTTGTTTTAGCAAACAAACGTGACATTCTACCAAAATCTGTCAAAGAAAGAAAATTAGAACACTGGGTAAGAAGACAACTTAAAGAAGAGGGGATAAAACCTGTTGATGTGATTATTACAAGTGGAAAAAAACATATGAATTTAGATTTGATTTATGATGCAATTATGACTCATCGTCAAAATCGTGATGTGTATGTTGTTGGTGTCACAAATGTTGGGAAATCGACGTTTATTAATGCATTGCTTAAGCATTATGCTGATGTAGAAAATCAAAATCTTATTACGGTTTCTGAATTCCCTGGAACAACGCTTAATTTAATTGAAATTCCACTTGATGAAAAAACAAGTCTCTATGATACTCCAGGTATTATTAATGATTCACAAATGACACATTTATTAAAACCGCAGGACATAAAAAGTGTCATTCCACAAAGTGAATTAAGACCTATGGTTTTTCAGTTAAATAGTGATCAAACACTTTATTTTGGTGGATTAGCACGTCTAGATTACTGTGTTGGTGAACAAGCAAATTTTGTTGCTTATTTTTCAAAAAATTTAAAGATTCATCGTACAAAAACACAAAAGGCTGATGATTTATATAATCGTCATCAGGCATTGCAATATGAAATTGAAGGAATCGAAGATATTACCCAAATGAAGTCATATGAATTTCAATTGCCATCGGGGAAATGTGATATTGTGATTTCAGGATTAGGATTTATAACAATTAGTTCTCATGGTGGAAAAATACGAATGCTTGTTCCACCACATATTTCTGTTTTAATGAGAGAAGCTATTATATAA
- the yhbY gene encoding ribosome assembly RNA-binding protein YhbY gives MLTGKQKRYLRSQAHHLNAIYQVGKDGVTSNQVKGIIEALEAQELIKVKLLESCPDDVHTVALELSVQTKSEVVQIIGHTIVLYKATDKGIYKLA, from the coding sequence ATGTTAACAGGAAAACAAAAAAGATATTTAAGAAGTCAGGCACATCATTTAAATGCCATTTATCAGGTTGGGAAAGATGGTGTCACAAGTAATCAAGTTAAAGGAATTATCGAAGCATTAGAAGCACAGGAATTAATCAAAGTGAAGCTTTTAGAAAGTTGTCCAGATGATGTGCATACAGTCGCATTAGAATTAAGTGTTCAAACAAAATCTGAAGTTGTTCAAATTATTGGTCATACAATTGTCCTCTACAAAGCAACTGATAAAGGAATTTATAAACTGGCATGA
- a CDS encoding nicotinate-nucleotide adenylyltransferase — protein sequence MKKVGLFGGSFDPIHKAHIEIAKIALEQLQLDEIQFIPTLNNPWKETSGANQIDRLAMMQEAIGNEKDMSINTIELEMPENKKNYTYDTLKQLKKRYPDIEYTYIMGMDQANLFSEWKNAYEMSQMVQLVAFQRGGYEANRDVLEQYHFLLLKNEPVYASSSDVRNGHIEMLTPAVLKYITKHGLYLETMVSCRMKEKRWKHTCSVANLAAKIAKANHLNDRQAYIAGMFHDIAKEMDEQEALLIMQQHYPQYLDKPFAIWHQWVSRYVSEHEYLIDDSVILEAIEHHTTGSIHMSPVGKCVYVADKLDPLRGYDSSHQIEVCMSDIHQGFRDSLIDFYDFSTKKNRPIDDYFFEIYDYFVTKGEI from the coding sequence ATGAAAAAAGTAGGTTTATTTGGAGGAAGTTTTGATCCGATCCATAAAGCACATATCGAAATTGCAAAAATCGCTTTAGAACAGCTTCAACTTGATGAAATTCAGTTTATACCAACATTGAACAATCCATGGAAAGAAACAAGTGGTGCCAATCAGATAGATCGTCTTGCGATGATGCAAGAAGCCATTGGCAATGAAAAAGATATGTCCATTAATACAATTGAATTAGAAATGCCAGAAAACAAAAAAAATTATACTTATGATACCTTAAAGCAATTAAAGAAAAGATATCCAGATATTGAATATACGTATATTATGGGAATGGATCAGGCCAATTTATTTAGTGAATGGAAAAATGCCTATGAAATGAGTCAAATGGTACAGTTGGTTGCCTTTCAAAGAGGAGGATATGAAGCGAATAGGGATGTTTTAGAGCAATATCATTTCCTTCTTTTGAAAAATGAACCTGTCTATGCTTCAAGCAGTGATGTTAGAAACGGACATATTGAAATGCTAACTCCTGCAGTTCTTAAATATATTACAAAACATGGGCTTTATTTGGAAACTATGGTATCATGTCGAATGAAAGAAAAACGTTGGAAACATACATGTAGTGTAGCCAATCTTGCTGCAAAAATTGCTAAGGCGAATCACTTAAATGATCGACAAGCTTATATCGCTGGAATGTTTCATGATATTGCAAAAGAGATGGATGAACAAGAGGCTTTATTGATTATGCAGCAGCATTATCCTCAATACCTTGATAAACCGTTTGCTATATGGCATCAATGGGTATCGCGATATGTCAGTGAACATGAATATCTTATTGATGATTCCGTTATCTTAGAGGCAATTGAACATCATACAACAGGATCTATTCATATGTCACCAGTAGGGAAGTGTGTTTATGTAGCTGATAAGCTTGATCCATTGCGTGGATATGATTCTTCCCATCAAATAGAAGTGTGTATGAGCGATATCCATCAAGGTTTTAGAGATTCACTTATTGATTTTTATGATTTTTCAACAAAGAAGAACAGACCTATAGATGACTATTTTTTTGAAATTTATGATTATTTTGTAACAAAAGGAGAAATTTAA
- the rsfS gene encoding ribosome silencing factor, with amino-acid sequence MTKLECIVKAMDDKLATHIVAIDMRDASPIFETFVLCTANNERLMQAISQNIKDECEKNGFEIKSIEGLRNSKWLLIDLGDIVCHIFEAGERESYNLEKLWGDMPRINVEGMLAK; translated from the coding sequence ATGACAAAATTAGAATGTATTGTTAAAGCAATGGATGATAAATTAGCAACTCATATAGTTGCGATTGATATGCGTGATGCAAGTCCGATCTTTGAGACTTTTGTCTTATGTACTGCAAATAATGAACGTTTAATGCAAGCCATTAGTCAAAATATCAAAGATGAATGTGAAAAGAATGGTTTTGAAATCAAAAGTATTGAAGGGTTAAGAAATTCTAAATGGTTATTGATTGATCTAGGTGATATTGTCTGTCATATTTTTGAGGCTGGAGAAAGAGAAAGTTATAATTTAGAAAAATTATGGGGTGATATGCCACGTATTAATGTTGAAGGAATGTTAGCAAAATGA
- a CDS encoding class I SAM-dependent DNA methyltransferase, which produces MSYETFAYYYDSLMDPQFYDDYYQFIIQHCDFKEVLELGCGTGEIAIRLAQDGKNVFATDISPDMLEVTKQKAMSMNVNLMLQRVDMSDFSTSHSVDLILCLCDSINYLIDVEDVLKTFYHVFHSLKDGGQFIFDIDSLYKMNVILNDYHEKEEDDEFAFEWSVENLDDGYVHHHVYIEDKIEKEIVNEDHYQKTYSVSQYLYWLKEAGFEKVDYYSDFHHYHDDCERVIFICQKGEK; this is translated from the coding sequence ATGAGTTATGAAACTTTTGCATACTATTATGATAGTTTGATGGATCCTCAATTCTACGATGATTATTATCAGTTTATTATTCAACACTGTGATTTTAAGGAAGTTCTTGAATTGGGATGTGGAACGGGTGAAATAGCAATTCGTTTAGCACAAGATGGTAAAAATGTATTTGCGACAGATATTTCACCAGATATGTTAGAAGTTACGAAACAAAAAGCAATGTCTATGAATGTGAATTTAATGTTGCAAAGAGTAGACATGAGCGATTTTTCTACATCTCATAGTGTTGATTTGATTTTGTGTTTATGTGATTCAATCAATTATTTAATAGATGTTGAAGATGTTTTAAAGACTTTTTATCATGTTTTTCATTCATTAAAAGATGGTGGTCAATTTATTTTTGATATTGATAGTCTTTATAAAATGAATGTTATTTTGAATGATTATCATGAAAAAGAAGAAGATGATGAATTTGCTTTTGAATGGTCAGTTGAAAATCTTGATGATGGTTATGTTCATCATCATGTTTATATTGAAGATAAAATTGAAAAAGAAATTGTGAATGAAGATCATTATCAAAAAACATATAGTGTTTCACAATACTTGTATTGGTTAAAAGAAGCTGGTTTTGAAAAGGTTGACTATTATAGTGATTTCCATCATTATCATGATGATTGTGAAAGAGTTATTTTTATATGTCAGAAGGGAGAAAAATGA
- a CDS encoding 5'-methylthioadenosine/adenosylhomocysteine nucleosidase, with product MMIGIIGAMEQEVTEILKLMDLKEQKQYLDYTFYEGTLANQPVVLLQGGIGKVNAAISATLLFSHYDIQFVMNIGSAGGLLPKQQNVGDVVISSHVVHHDVDVTAFQRKLGEVPGMPCYFEADHSLLTKVENILRQQNIPSHVGLIASGDQFISLDSQVETIRKHFPEAMCAEMEAAAIAQVCYVFKKPFIITRSLSDVFQKGENSIQFEEYLKKASYASAQMCYALISSL from the coding sequence ATGATGATTGGGATTATTGGTGCAATGGAACAGGAAGTTACAGAAATTTTAAAATTAATGGATTTAAAAGAACAAAAACAATATCTTGATTATACTTTTTATGAAGGAACACTCGCAAATCAACCTGTTGTTTTATTGCAGGGTGGAATTGGTAAAGTCAATGCAGCTATTTCTGCTACTTTATTGTTTTCACATTATGATATTCAATTTGTTATGAATATTGGATCAGCTGGTGGACTATTGCCTAAACAACAAAATGTTGGAGATGTTGTGATTTCTTCACATGTTGTTCATCATGATGTTGATGTGACAGCATTTCAAAGAAAGTTAGGAGAAGTTCCTGGAATGCCTTGTTATTTTGAGGCTGACCATAGTTTATTAACAAAGGTTGAGAATATTTTAAGGCAACAAAATATTCCTTCACATGTAGGTTTAATTGCTTCTGGTGACCAATTTATTTCTCTTGATAGTCAAGTTGAGACCATTCGTAAACATTTTCCTGAAGCGATGTGTGCAGAAATGGAAGCGGCTGCGATTGCACAAGTTTGTTATGTTTTTAAGAAACCTTTTATTATTACACGTTCATTAAGTGATGTGTTTCAAAAAGGTGAAAACTCAATTCAATTTGAAGAATATTTAAAGAAAGCAAGTTATGCATCAGCACAAATGTGCTATGCCCTTATTTCTTCGTTATAG